From Candidatus Polarisedimenticolia bacterium, the proteins below share one genomic window:
- a CDS encoding cyclic 2,3-diphosphoglycerate synthase — protein MSARRVLIMGAAGRDFHNFNVAFRTREDVEVVGFTATQIPNIAGRKYPAGLAGARYPQGIPIFAESDLEEKIRELKVDDVVFAYSDVSHQYVMLRASRVLAAGADFRMLGADSTMLPSRVPVISVCAVRTGSGKSQTTRLVCKKLSAKGRRVVAVRHPMPYGDLEKQRVQRFATLADLDLHRCTIEEREEYEPHIKSGTIIYAGVDYEEILRQAEKEADVIVWDGGNNDLPFFQANLEIVVADPLRPGHEMTYHPGTTNLFRAGCVVINKIDAASPEGVARVRENIRQVNPRAVVIEAASPLTVEDSSAIAGKRVLVVEDGPTLTHGEMKYGAGVAAAWKFGAAQLVDPRPFAVGSIRQTFAQYPEIGTLLPAVGYGESQMNDLRATIDAADCDLVIIATPIDLRRTIPISKPALRVTYDLQEIGKPDLDDVLSRF, from the coding sequence ATGAGCGCTCGCAGGGTCCTGATCATGGGGGCCGCCGGAAGGGACTTTCACAATTTCAACGTCGCCTTCCGGACGCGCGAGGACGTCGAAGTCGTGGGCTTCACGGCCACGCAGATTCCGAACATCGCCGGCCGGAAATACCCCGCCGGGCTGGCGGGAGCCCGCTATCCTCAAGGCATCCCCATCTTCGCCGAGTCGGACCTGGAGGAGAAGATCCGGGAGCTGAAGGTGGACGACGTGGTGTTCGCCTATTCCGACGTCAGCCATCAGTACGTGATGCTGCGGGCCTCCCGGGTGCTCGCGGCGGGGGCCGATTTTCGGATGCTAGGGGCCGACTCCACCATGCTGCCGTCCCGGGTCCCCGTGATCTCCGTGTGCGCCGTGCGGACCGGAAGCGGCAAGAGCCAGACGACCCGGCTGGTGTGCAAGAAGCTCTCGGCGAAGGGGCGGAGGGTCGTGGCCGTCCGACACCCGATGCCCTACGGCGACCTCGAGAAGCAGCGGGTGCAGCGCTTCGCGACCCTGGCCGACCTCGACCTGCACCGCTGCACGATCGAGGAGCGCGAGGAATACGAGCCGCACATCAAGAGCGGCACCATCATCTACGCGGGCGTGGATTACGAGGAGATCCTGCGGCAGGCGGAAAAGGAGGCGGACGTCATCGTCTGGGACGGGGGAAACAACGACCTTCCCTTCTTTCAGGCGAACCTCGAGATCGTCGTGGCCGATCCCCTGCGTCCCGGCCACGAGATGACCTACCATCCCGGGACCACGAACCTCTTCAGGGCCGGGTGCGTCGTCATCAACAAGATCGACGCCGCCTCGCCCGAGGGGGTGGCCCGGGTGCGGGAGAACATCCGCCAAGTGAATCCCCGCGCCGTGGTGATCGAGGCGGCCTCGCCGCTGACGGTCGAGGACTCCTCGGCGATCGCCGGAAAACGGGTGCTCGTCGTGGAGGACGGCCCGACGCTCACGCACGGCGAAATGAAGTACGGAGCCGGGGTCGCCGCGGCCTGGAAGTTCGGCGCGGCGCAGCTCGTCGATCCCCGCCCCTTCGCCGTCGGCAGCATCCGCCAGACGTTTGCCCAGTACCCGGAGATCGGCACGCTGCTGCCGGCCGTCGGCTACGGCGAGTCGCAGATGAACGACTTGCGCGCGACGATCGACGCCGCGGACTGCGATTTGGTCATCATCGCCACGCCGATCGATCTGCGCCGGACGATCCCGATTTCCAAGCCGGCGCTCCGGGTCACCTATGACCTCCAGGAAATCGGCAAACCCGACCTGGACGACGTTCTCTCCCGCTTCTGA